From the Lathyrus oleraceus cultivar Zhongwan6 chromosome 4, CAAS_Psat_ZW6_1.0, whole genome shotgun sequence genome, one window contains:
- the LOC127075445 gene encoding uncharacterized protein LOC127075445: protein MRRPGLKDDVAYSFFDPDISVLKDMIALITPDHVGLFREVYGGILKTVFRLMDRDRSAIHTLLQFYDPELRCFVFPDYVLGPMLEDYADILNIQIRDQVPFRVTKEEPDIGGISRAFYLSPEVVKGNLKEKGKLPGFHLSFLEAKAKEQSELGNWEAVCALVAASIYGIILFPNQKNFVDINAIRLFIRRNPIPTLIGDVYYSVHNRNEKRRGGLIRCCAQLLVKWFMGYLPSKGAFVLLGQNVNWATKLMGLRAKDIDWTHSSGVGQDFICSCRGFPNVPLIGVQGCINYNPTLLKRQMGFAMELPPYKSDVQESVYFPVEGNQDRVKQISDAWRSIQRKGKASWGRANNRSFPPFDDWLRKRVELTCLPFPMVDPWYPLVEETPSTVSMDEFLEMKRERDQLLAEKTELEMNVARVQRANQELKAKMEDQDKRHALNAKRFEMDTAYYGKVSQALASSAKEHDITKEKLFRASKVIEDEKRRQILVRDQRDERARVLAAEWEAEKAKIRAERDHYMAERDHYFRQMKIHQKEVGRLQQENIELRFAAEFARMEGEIGPSAGPSSS, encoded by the coding sequence ATGAGAAGACCCGGCTTGAAGGATGATGTtgcttacagtttctttgacccggatatcagtgtgctgaaggatatgatagcgTTGATcactcctgaccatgtggggttgtttcgtgaggtgtatgggggtattctgaagacAGTTTTCAGGCTCATGGATAGAGAcaggagtgccatccatactctaCTTCAGTTTTACGATCCTGAGCTGAGGTGTTTCGTCTTCCCAGATTACGTGCTAGGGCCGATGTTGGAAGATTATGCTGATATTTTGAATATCCAGATCAGGGATCAGGTTCCTTTCCGtgttactaaggaagaacctgatattggtgggatttcTCGTGCCTTCTATCTGAGTCCAGAGGTTGTGAAGGGTAATCTGAAGGAGAAGGGtaagttgcctggttttcatctgagtttcctagaggctaaggCTAAAGAGCAGTCAGAATTGGGGAATTGGGAAGCTGTCTGTGCTCTGGTTGCGgcgagcatttatgggatcattctgtttccgaaccagaagaactttgtggatatcaatgccatccgcttgtttattcgaaggaatcctatccctacattgattggagatgtctattattcggttcataaccggaatgagaagaggcgtgggggtcTGATTCGATGCTGTGCGCAGTTATTGGtcaagtggtttatgggttacttgccatccaagggtgcttttgttcttctgggtcagaatgttaattgggcgaccaaaCTGATGGGTTTGAGGGCTAAGGACATAGATTGGACTCACAGCAGCGGGGTTGGCCAAGATTTTATTTGCAGTTGcaggggttttcccaatgtgccacttataggggtgcagggttgcattaattataacccgacacttcttaagaggcagatgggattcgctatggagcttCCACCATACAAGAGTGATGTTCAGGAATCTgtgtacttcccggttgagggtaatcaggATAGGGTGAAGCAGATATCCGATGCATGGCGCAgtattcaaaggaaaggcaaggcTTCTTGGGGTAGGGCTAACAACAGATCTTTTCCTCCATTcgatgattggctcagaaagagagtggagcttacttgtctaccgtttcctatggtCGATCCGTGGTATCCGTTGGTTGAGGAGACTCCTTCTACTGTCAGTATGGATGAGTTCTTAGAGATGAAGCGGGAACGAGATCAGCTGCTTGCAGAGAAGACGGAATTGGAGATGAatgttgctcgggttcagagaGCCAATCAGGAGCTCAAAGcaaagatggaagatcaagacaagcggcATGCCCTGAATGCAAAGCGCTTCGAGATGGATACcgcctactatgggaaggttagtcaggctttggcatcttcagCAAAGGAGCATGATATCACTaaggagaagctgttcagagcatcaaaggtgatagaagatgagaagaggaggcaaatcctagtcagggatcagagggatgagagagccagagtcctcgctgcagagtgggaggcggagaaagcaaagatcagggccgagagagatcattacatggcagagagagaccactacttcagacagatgaagattcatcagaaggaagttggaagactacagcaggagaacatagagctcaggttcgccgcagagttcgcaaggatggaaggcgagatagggccatctgcgggaccctcatccagttag